In Oncorhynchus keta strain PuntledgeMale-10-30-2019 chromosome 19, Oket_V2, whole genome shotgun sequence, a single genomic region encodes these proteins:
- the ints9 gene encoding integrator complex subunit 9 translates to MKLYCLSGHPTLPCNVLKFKSTTIMLDCGLDTTSVLQFLPLPLVHSPRLSKLPGWVSKDGTINLEKELKECAGRVFVDSQPEFCLPEKELLDLSTIDVILISNYHCMMALPYITEHTGFTGTVYATEPTLQIGRLLMEELVNFMERVPKAQSATCWKYKEIQRLLPGPLKDAVEVSTWKRCYSMQDVNSALSKVQLVGYSQKVELFGAVQVTPLSSGYSLGSSNWIIQSHYEKVSYVSGSSLLTTHPQPMDQSSLKNSDVLILTGLTQMPTANPDGMLGDFCSNLAMTIRAGGNVLVPCYSSGVIYDLLECLYQFIENANLGSTPFYFISPVANSSLEFSQIFAEWLCHNKQSKVYLPEPPFPHAELIQTNKLKHYPSIHGDFSSEFRQPCVVFTGHPSLRFGDVVHFMELWGKSSLNTIIFTEPDFSYLDALAPYQPLAMKCVYCPIDTRLNFHQVSKLLKEVQPLHVVCPEQYTQPPPAQSHRSDLMLELQPPPMPYRRCSVLGLPFRRRWERIQLLPELAKSLVPSEIKPGISVATVSAVLQSKDNKHTLQPVPKPPPLPPSKKRKRVVEEPPEVLAPKPLLSGAVPLEAFLAMLHKHGITEVKVEETADGHILHLQAEDTLIQLEEDGTHIVCDDNEPLRTALRDLVLRFLMKL, encoded by the exons ccCAAGGCTTTCCAAGCTTCCTGGATGGGTGTCTAAAGATGGCACAATAAACCTTGAGAAG GAGCTGAAAGAGTGTGCAGGTCGCGTCTTTGTAGACTCACAGCCAGAGTTCTGTCTCCCTGAG AAAGAGCTGCTGGACCTGTCCaccatagacgtcatcctgatcTCCAACTACCATTGTATGATGGCCCTGCCTTACATCACCGAGCACACAGGCTTCACTGGGACTGTGTATGCCACAGAACCAACGCTGCAGATCGGCAG ACTTCTGATGGAGGAGCTGGTAAACTTCATGGAGAGAGTTCCCAAGGCCCAGTCTGCTACCTGCTGGAAGTATAAGGAAATACAAAG GCTGCTCCCTGGCCCGCTGAAGGATGCTGTTGAAGTGTCGACTTGGAAGAGATGCTACAGTATGCAGGATGTCAACTCTGCTCTCAGCAAGGTGCAGCTCGTGGGCTACTCGCAGAAAGTG GAGCTGTTTGGTGCCGTGCAGGTCACACCCCTGAGCTCTGGTTACTCATTGGGTAGCTCTAACTGGATCATCCAATCACATTATGAGAAGGTTTCGTATGTCTCTggctcctccctcctcaccacacatCCACAGCCCATGGATCAGAGCTCCCTAAAGAACAGTGACGTTCTGATTCTGACGGGCCTCACACAGATGCCAACCGCCAACCCAGATGGCATGCTAGGGGACTTCTGCAGTAACCTAG CCATGACGATCCGTGCGGGTGGCAACGTGCTGGTGCCATGCTATTCCTCGGGGGTGATCTATGATCTTCTGGAGTGTCTTTATCAGTTCATAGAGAATGCCAATCTAGGCTCCACCCCCTTCTACTTCATCTCTCCCGTCGCCAACAGCTCTCTGGAGTTCTCACAAATCTTCGCAGAGTG GCTTTGTCACAATAAGCAGTCCAAGGTCTACCTTCCAGAACCTCCTTTCCCTCACGCTGAG CTTATTCAGACGAACAAGTTGAAGCACTACCCCAGTATCCATGGCGACTTCAGCAGTGAGTTCCGGCAACCGTGTGTGGTGTTCACCGGACACCCATCTCTTCGCTTCGGGGACGTGGTGCACTTCATGGAACTGTGGGGCAAATCCAGCCTCAACACTATAATCTTCACTG AACCAGACTTCTCCTACCTGGATGCGTTAGCCCCTTACCAGCCCCTAGCCATGAAGTGTGTTTACTGCCCAATTGACACTCGGCTCAACTTCCACCAGGTCTCCAAGCTGCTCAAGGAGGTCCAG cctctccaTGTGGTGTGTCCAGAGCAGTACACCCAGCCCCCACCAGCCCAGTCCCACCGCTCAGACTTGATGCTGGAGCTGCAGCCCCCTCCCATGCCCTATCGCCGCTGCTCTGTGCTGGGCCTGCCCTTCAGACGCCGCTGGGAACGCATCCAGCTGCTGCCAGAG CTGGCCAAATCCCTAGTGCCCTCTGAGATCAAACCTGGCATCTCTGTAGCAACTGTGTCCGCAGTTCTGCAGTCCAAGGATAACAAGCATACGTTGCAG CCAGTCCCCAAGCCCCCTCCGCTGCCCCCCAGTAAGAAGAGGAAGCGTGTAGTAGAGGAGCCCCCAGAAGTGCTGGCCCCCAAACCCCTGCTCAGTGGAGCTGTACCCCTGGAAGCCTTCTTAGCCATGCTACACAAG CACGGTATCACGGAGGTCAAGGTAGAGGAGACCGCAGACGGCCACATTCTGCACCTGCAGGCCGAGGACACCCTGATCCAGCTGGAGGAGGACGGGACACACATTGTGTGTGACGACAACGAGCCACTCCGTACCGCTCTCAGGGACCTGGTGCTGCGCTTCCTCATGAAACTTTGA